A stretch of the Aegilops tauschii subsp. strangulata cultivar AL8/78 chromosome 4, Aet v6.0, whole genome shotgun sequence genome encodes the following:
- the LOC120963090 gene encoding protein PAM68, chloroplastic-like → MELPLSAPRAHAAAAFPRSPTSISRLQWVATPHSRARPLHARRNKNPRGDAAEPKVITIGRPGKKSKRRGDKKQDQQQLPADQEDEDDEEEDDEEDERDVAIPEVVTNRMMRRVGASVGLPLALGLAFFPAFYYLKKVAKVDVPSFIPYGLSFVFFGAALAGVSYGIVSASWDPAREGSLLGWNEARRNWPVFWESFRGTPPPPSPPRRGR, encoded by the coding sequence ATGGAGCTGCCGCTGTCTGCGCCGCGCGCGCATGCCGCCGCTGCCTTCCCCCGCAGCCCCACTTCTATCTCCCGCCTCCAATGGGTAGCCACTCCCCACAGCCGCGCGCGCCCTCTGCACGCCCGCAGGAACAAGAACCCGAGGGGCGACGCCGCGGAGCCCAAAGTCATCACCATCGGTCGGCCCGGGAAGAAGAGCAAGCGGCGCGGCGACAAGAAGCAGGATCAGCAGCAGCTCCCCGCGGACCAAGAAGATgaagacgacgaggaggaggatgacGAGGAGGACGAGAGGGACGTGGCGATCCCGGAGGTGGTGACGAACCGGATGATGCGGCGTgtgggggcgtcggtggggctcCCGCTGGCGCTGGGGCTggccttcttcccggccttctaCTACCTGAAGAAGGTGGCGAAGGTGGACGTGCCAAGCTTCATTCCCTACGGGCTGTCCTTCGTGTTCTTCGGGGCGGCGCTGGCCGGCGTGAGCTACGGCATCGTGTCCGCCAGCTGGGACCCCGCCAGGGAGGGATCCCTGCTCGGCTGGAACGAGGCCCGCCGCAACTGGCCCGTCTTCTGGGAGTCCTTCCGGGGCACCCCTCCTCCTCCGAGCCCTCCTCGCCGGGGACGATGA